Proteins encoded in a region of the Pseudothermotoga elfii DSM 9442 = NBRC 107921 genome:
- a CDS encoding DUF1844 domain-containing protein gives MVTITDQKEEKIVKLSMIELILLSFNTIAARCWARLGLVKDEYGEMRQDLKEARIGIDTLDAILKALNGNIEDEIYRELEGIVSNLKLNYVNQYNKSKGEKT, from the coding sequence GTGGTAACCATTACAGATCAGAAAGAAGAAAAAATTGTCAAACTTTCGATGATTGAATTGATATTGCTCAGTTTTAATACAATTGCTGCGCGGTGCTGGGCAAGACTTGGGCTTGTGAAAGATGAATATGGTGAAATGAGGCAGGATCTTAAAGAAGCCAGAATAGGCATTGATACACTTGATGCTATATTGAAAGCCTTAAATGGGAATATCGAAGATGAGATTTACAGAGAATTAGAAGGTATTGTATCTAACCTAAAACTTAATTATGTAAACCAATATAATAAATCAAAGGGCGAAAAAACGTGA
- a CDS encoding divergent PAP2 family protein: MLSTFYSIVDLLKNTPLIATVLSFLVAQTIKVIFSKSFSMFKKYGGMPSGHAAAMSGLAFSLARCTGYDSPATAVATALLMVVVADAVNLRPYVREDLGHTWLQAFAGIGVGFTVAHLLPAKIPLW; this comes from the coding sequence ATGTTGTCCACTTTTTATTCCATAGTTGATCTTTTGAAAAATACACCTTTAATAGCAACTGTTTTGTCTTTTCTGGTTGCTCAAACTATTAAAGTGATATTTTCGAAGAGTTTCTCTATGTTCAAAAAATACGGTGGCATGCCAAGCGGCCACGCGGCTGCGATGTCGGGTCTTGCTTTTTCTCTGGCGAGATGTACCGGTTATGATTCACCAGCAACTGCTGTTGCCACTGCATTGCTTATGGTAGTTGTTGCAGATGCTGTTAATTTAAGACCATATGTGAGAGAAGATCTCGGGCACACCTGGCTTCAAGCATTTGCAGGAATTGGTGTTGGCTTTACGGTTGCTCATCTTTTGCCAGCTAAAATTCCATTGTGGTGA
- a CDS encoding SPW repeat domain-containing protein: MSWKGWLILIVALWLIVSVLIPNIAGSKGANLANFLITGIIFAAVSAMDFKQTKTVAWIILIVGIWLIISSFIPSITGSKTAAMTNGLIMGIINLILSFFMKKSKAS, encoded by the coding sequence ATGAGTTGGAAAGGTTGGCTCATCTTGATAGTGGCCCTCTGGCTAATTGTCTCAGTGCTGATACCGAACATCGCAGGCTCAAAAGGAGCAAATCTGGCTAATTTCCTCATCACTGGAATCATTTTTGCTGCTGTCAGTGCCATGGATTTTAAACAGACGAAAACTGTAGCATGGATAATTTTGATTGTAGGAATTTGGTTAATCATCTCGTCGTTCATTCCAAGCATAACAGGCTCAAAGACAGCGGCTATGACGAATGGATTGATTATGGGAATTATCAACCTCATTCTCTCGTTCTTTATGAAAAAATCAAAAGCAAGTTAG
- the ychF gene encoding redox-regulated ATPase YchF, whose translation MKKAGIVGLPNSGKSTFFNAITDQNVPAEEYPFCTIEPNNGVLTVVDERVNKLAQMEGSQKIIYPFIQIVDIAGLVKGASHGEGLGNQFLDHISKVDLILHVVRCFKIDDVSHPMGDVDPERDIEIVETELILKDLETIEKRMAKISKQAKSGDIDSRNELIFLQRLKEHLESGKLSVMFERNESESKIIDSLFLLTEKPVIYIANVDEWGIDRELNKKVERVAKNKGFSFLAINARLEYELRQMEKDEAKEFLEAYGFEKFIKERLFEEIKKSLRLICFLTATKNEARSWVVPENSSAYEAAGLIHTDIQKGFARAEVISFNELINFSCMKEAKEAGAIKAHGKDYLIKEGDVVHFLFHS comes from the coding sequence GTGAAAAAAGCAGGTATAGTAGGTCTTCCAAATAGTGGAAAATCGACGTTTTTTAACGCGATCACAGATCAAAATGTCCCGGCTGAAGAATATCCATTTTGTACTATTGAGCCAAACAATGGCGTTTTAACTGTTGTTGATGAGAGGGTCAATAAACTTGCGCAGATGGAAGGTTCGCAGAAAATCATCTATCCTTTCATTCAGATCGTCGATATAGCTGGTTTAGTAAAAGGGGCAAGCCATGGAGAAGGCCTTGGAAATCAGTTTTTAGATCATATAAGCAAGGTAGATTTGATTCTTCATGTTGTGCGTTGCTTCAAAATAGATGATGTTTCGCATCCAATGGGTGATGTTGACCCTGAAAGAGATATAGAGATTGTGGAAACTGAGTTGATACTGAAAGATCTTGAGACGATAGAAAAAAGAATGGCCAAGATATCAAAGCAGGCTAAATCAGGGGATATAGATTCGCGCAACGAGCTTATTTTTTTGCAACGATTGAAAGAACACTTAGAAAGCGGGAAATTATCTGTAATGTTTGAAAGAAATGAAAGTGAAAGTAAGATAATAGACTCCCTGTTTCTTCTAACCGAGAAACCCGTTATATATATTGCCAACGTTGATGAGTGGGGTATTGACAGGGAACTAAATAAGAAAGTAGAGCGCGTTGCCAAAAACAAAGGATTCAGTTTTCTGGCAATTAATGCCCGCCTTGAGTACGAACTGAGGCAGATGGAAAAAGATGAAGCAAAAGAATTTCTCGAAGCGTATGGGTTTGAAAAATTCATTAAAGAAAGATTATTTGAAGAGATTAAAAAAAGCTTGAGATTAATATGTTTCTTAACTGCGACAAAAAATGAAGCTCGCAGCTGGGTTGTTCCTGAAAACAGCTCTGCTTACGAAGCGGCAGGACTTATACACACAGATATCCAAAAAGGATTTGCCAGGGCTGAAGTTATCTCTTTCAACGAACTCATAAATTTTTCTTGCATGAAGGAAGCCAAGGAAGCAGGGGCAATAAAAGCTCACGGAAAAGATTATTTGATTAAGGAGGGAGATGTTGTCCACTTTTTATTCCATAGTTGA
- a CDS encoding MOSC domain-containing protein, protein MTKIYGKIISINVSKVKGVKKTPVEEVILVENHGISGDAHAGNWHRQISMLSIESIEKARKWGIDVNAGDFAENITIEGVEVWKLPLKTRAIIGTVELEISQIGKQCHDKCEIAKIVGRCVMPAEGIFLKVLRGGKIKVNDVVEFCIPDK, encoded by the coding sequence ATGACAAAAATTTACGGTAAAATAATTTCAATAAATGTTTCCAAGGTCAAAGGTGTGAAGAAAACACCAGTTGAAGAAGTTATTCTGGTTGAAAATCATGGTATATCAGGTGATGCACACGCCGGAAACTGGCATAGGCAGATTTCAATGTTGTCGATTGAAAGTATAGAGAAGGCAAGAAAATGGGGAATTGATGTAAATGCTGGAGATTTTGCAGAAAACATTACGATTGAAGGTGTAGAAGTTTGGAAATTGCCACTAAAAACCAGAGCTATTATTGGAACAGTAGAACTCGAGATTTCTCAAATTGGCAAACAATGTCATGATAAATGCGAAATAGCAAAAATTGTTGGCAGGTGTGTCATGCCAGCAGAGGGAATTTTCCTGAAAGTTCTTCGTGGTGGAAAAATAAAGGTAAATGATGTCGTAGAATTTTGTATTCCTGACAAATAA
- a CDS encoding OsmC family protein has protein sequence MKTEWLGKRAFISFTDSGRQVLMDAKREAGGLHAAASPMELVLSALTGCTGMDVVSILEKMKVLDDIEKFSMEVSSERSQDHPKVYTKIHLKYIFKFKGEAPVDKVEKAVNLSQEKYCSVAGMLKKAAEITYEIVYE, from the coding sequence ATGAAAACAGAATGGCTTGGCAAGAGAGCCTTCATTTCTTTTACTGATTCAGGCAGACAAGTTTTGATGGACGCTAAGAGAGAAGCAGGAGGACTTCATGCAGCGGCATCACCAATGGAACTGGTCCTTTCTGCCTTAACTGGTTGTACGGGAATGGATGTTGTTTCAATACTTGAGAAGATGAAAGTGCTTGACGATATTGAGAAGTTTTCCATGGAAGTTTCCTCCGAGCGATCCCAGGACCATCCGAAAGTTTATACAAAAATACACCTTAAATATATATTTAAATTCAAAGGTGAAGCACCCGTAGATAAAGTGGAAAAAGCTGTAAATCTTTCTCAGGAGAAATACTGTAGCGTTGCTGGAATGTTGAAAAAAGCTGCCGAAATTACCTATGAAATTGTATATGAATGA
- a CDS encoding YifB family Mg chelatase-like AAA ATPase codes for MPAKLSSVTVVGLNVTPIEVEVDIDRKSIIHDVDIVGLGDTAVKESKKRVKSALRNSGFKFPQGKVVVNLAPADLKKEGSLLDLPIAVGILQASGVLQRADILALGELSLDGKIRSVRGILTTLLFLSEIHYEGIVVVPEENLREAQMVDGLKLYAFAELKEVVEFINGVVKYEPVSFRGIPPAEYESELDFADVKGQAVAKRALEIAAAGFHNVLMRGSPGSGKTMLARRIPSIMPPMTDDETIEVLKIYSTVGMMNSNRIFRPFRSPHHTASSVAIIGGGNDAKPGEVTLAHNGVLFLDEFPEFRRDVIEALRQPLEEGTVTVARAKMTITYPARFMLVAAMNPCPCGNYGDPKAVCSCTPYDIIRYNKKISGPVLDRIDIIIQVQKMEFDEYFSKQASESSNEIRNRVIAAREIQYRRYAGYNFSTNSKLSSKLLRHFIQLDDRSEDILKLATMKFNLSNRSIDKILRLSRTIADLDKSDRIKLNHVAEAIQYKTQDHL; via the coding sequence ATGCCAGCCAAATTGTCTTCAGTAACAGTTGTTGGATTGAATGTAACGCCAATAGAAGTAGAGGTAGATATCGACAGAAAAAGCATTATACATGATGTTGATATAGTTGGTCTCGGTGATACAGCTGTCAAGGAAAGCAAAAAAAGAGTTAAAAGTGCTTTGAGAAACTCTGGATTCAAATTTCCTCAAGGTAAAGTTGTAGTCAATCTCGCGCCAGCTGATTTGAAAAAAGAAGGATCGCTGCTGGATCTTCCAATAGCTGTTGGAATATTACAAGCATCTGGAGTTTTGCAGAGAGCCGATATTCTTGCCCTCGGGGAACTTTCTCTTGACGGAAAGATAAGGAGTGTTCGCGGAATTTTAACTACCCTGCTCTTTTTAAGTGAGATTCATTATGAAGGAATAGTTGTCGTTCCAGAAGAAAATCTGCGGGAAGCTCAAATGGTTGACGGATTAAAATTATACGCGTTTGCGGAACTCAAAGAAGTTGTTGAGTTCATAAATGGAGTTGTGAAATATGAACCAGTATCTTTTAGGGGAATACCTCCAGCTGAGTATGAATCTGAACTTGACTTTGCCGATGTAAAGGGCCAGGCAGTGGCAAAACGGGCACTTGAGATAGCCGCTGCTGGTTTTCATAATGTTTTGATGAGAGGGAGCCCTGGTTCTGGAAAAACAATGCTCGCCAGAAGAATTCCGAGTATAATGCCTCCGATGACTGATGATGAAACTATAGAAGTTCTGAAAATCTACAGCACTGTTGGAATGATGAACTCGAATCGAATCTTCAGGCCATTTCGTTCCCCACATCATACTGCCTCGAGTGTTGCCATAATTGGTGGAGGAAACGATGCGAAACCAGGAGAAGTCACACTTGCACATAACGGTGTCTTATTCTTAGATGAATTTCCGGAATTTCGCAGGGATGTTATTGAAGCATTGAGGCAACCTCTCGAAGAAGGTACTGTTACCGTTGCAAGGGCAAAAATGACGATAACATATCCAGCGCGCTTTATGCTTGTTGCTGCAATGAATCCCTGCCCATGTGGGAATTACGGTGATCCAAAAGCAGTTTGCAGTTGTACCCCATACGATATAATAAGGTATAACAAGAAAATTTCAGGTCCTGTTCTTGACAGAATTGATATCATAATTCAGGTTCAGAAAATGGAATTTGATGAGTATTTTTCGAAACAGGCATCTGAAAGTAGCAATGAAATAAGAAACAGGGTTATTGCTGCGAGGGAAATTCAATACAGAAGGTACGCCGGTTACAATTTTTCGACTAACTCCAAACTTTCCTCAAAGTTGCTTCGCCACTTTATCCAGCTCGATGACAGAAGCGAAGATATTTTAAAATTAGCTACCATGAAATTTAACCTTTCTAACAGGTCCATCGATAAAATTCTACGCCTTTCTCGTACGATAGCCGATCTCGATAAAAGTGATCGAATAAAGCTTAACCATGTAGCGGAAGCCATCCAGTATAAAACTCAGGATCACCTTTGA
- the cysE gene encoding serine O-acetyltransferase, which yields MRIFRFWSDFINVFRAISEDIAYYLKLDPSSTSRFHVLFFNASFHGLVCYRFSNFFYRHKLKILAHVIHYFSRVLFSMDLHPAATIEPGVVIDHGIGVVIGSTATVGKGTLIYHGVTLGTKKVCPGKRHPDIGKDVVIGAGAKILGPISVGDRATIGANAVVLHNVPENSLAVGIPAKILRKEVFNAQFDRQHTNDQVKERTESICET from the coding sequence GTGCGAATATTCAGATTCTGGTCAGATTTCATCAATGTTTTTAGAGCTATTTCCGAAGATATAGCTTATTATTTAAAACTTGATCCCTCATCAACGAGTAGATTCCATGTGTTATTTTTTAACGCTTCCTTCCATGGTTTAGTATGCTACAGATTCTCGAACTTTTTTTATAGACACAAACTCAAAATTCTTGCCCACGTCATTCATTACTTTTCAAGAGTACTTTTCTCTATGGACCTTCATCCTGCAGCAACCATTGAACCGGGAGTAGTAATCGATCATGGTATTGGTGTTGTAATTGGGAGCACCGCTACGGTTGGAAAAGGAACATTAATTTATCACGGTGTTACACTGGGAACAAAAAAAGTTTGCCCGGGCAAGAGACATCCAGATATTGGAAAAGATGTTGTTATAGGTGCTGGAGCAAAAATATTAGGACCGATAAGCGTTGGAGACAGAGCAACCATTGGAGCCAATGCAGTGGTCTTGCACAATGTTCCAGAAAATAGCCTTGCGGTTGGAATCCCGGCAAAAATTTTGAGAAAGGAGGTTTTCAATGCTCAATTTGATAGGCAACACACCAATGATCAGGTTAAAGAGCGAACCGAAAGTATTTGTGAAACTTGA
- the hflK gene encoding FtsH protease activity modulator HflK → MKTKVIVLVIVVVALFLYLATGVYQVNPSQVALVKTFGKYSHTSGPGIHFHAPFPFQTHVIVDVQTVRKQEIGFRTVRPGQYVQKQDEALILTKDGNIVSVEAVVQYRVNDPIKFVFNVENPEELVKFTTESALRDRISKRTVDDILTSERDTVAYETHQIAQQLLDQYDVGVTVLNVLLQEVVPPQPVIAAFDDVNNAKQDKERYINEATKYANNLIPSVEGETRKIVLDAEAYAQQKVLQAVGETQRFLSILKEYETSPEITEIRLKIETLEEVLPKAKRIILLSDAQNIALLNFEDLIGGGSK, encoded by the coding sequence ATGAAAACTAAGGTAATTGTCCTTGTGATTGTAGTTGTAGCTTTGTTTTTGTATCTTGCGACAGGTGTTTATCAGGTTAATCCGTCGCAGGTTGCCTTAGTGAAAACTTTTGGCAAATATAGCCATACATCCGGACCGGGTATACATTTTCACGCACCATTTCCATTTCAGACTCATGTGATTGTTGATGTACAAACGGTCAGAAAACAGGAAATTGGATTCAGAACGGTGAGACCGGGGCAATATGTACAAAAACAGGATGAAGCTTTGATTTTAACCAAAGATGGGAATATAGTTAGTGTTGAAGCAGTTGTTCAGTACAGAGTAAATGATCCAATAAAATTTGTTTTTAATGTTGAAAATCCCGAAGAACTTGTAAAATTTACAACTGAATCAGCTTTGAGAGATAGGATATCAAAAAGAACAGTGGATGATATTCTCACTTCAGAAAGAGATACCGTTGCGTATGAAACCCATCAAATTGCGCAGCAGCTGCTGGATCAATATGATGTAGGTGTAACAGTGCTGAATGTTTTACTTCAGGAAGTTGTCCCACCGCAACCGGTTATAGCGGCTTTCGATGATGTAAACAACGCAAAGCAGGACAAAGAAAGATACATTAATGAAGCAACAAAATATGCAAATAATTTAATACCTTCTGTCGAAGGTGAAACAAGAAAAATAGTTCTTGATGCGGAAGCTTATGCTCAGCAAAAAGTTTTGCAAGCTGTTGGTGAAACCCAAAGATTCCTGAGTATTTTAAAAGAGTACGAAACCTCTCCAGAAATAACTGAAATAAGATTAAAGATCGAAACACTCGAAGAAGTTTTACCGAAAGCAAAAAGAATTATATTGCTGAGTGACGCACAAAATATCGCCCTGTTAAACTTTGAGGATTTGATAGGTGGTGGTTCTAAATGA
- the cysK gene encoding cysteine synthase A produces the protein MLNLIGNTPMIRLKSEPKVFVKLEKYNPWSSIKDRPALFMVEAAEKHGKIKNNVIVEPTSGNTGIALSGIGALKGYRVILTMPENVSKERISLLRALGADVILTPSDKGMKGAIDRAIEIRDETGGYMPNQFENPYNPLSHRITTACEILRQTNYHINVFVAGVGTGGTITGVGKLLKELYGQKVKIVAVEPAKSPMLSKGVAGKHGIQGIGAGFIPKILDRSVIDEIVTVEDEEAIATTKFLLHKEGLTVGISSGANISVAMRIAQNMPENSVIVTIAPDHYERYLSVIDR, from the coding sequence ATGCTCAATTTGATAGGCAACACACCAATGATCAGGTTAAAGAGCGAACCGAAAGTATTTGTGAAACTTGAAAAGTATAATCCATGGAGCAGTATTAAAGATAGGCCAGCACTTTTTATGGTAGAAGCAGCAGAGAAACACGGAAAAATTAAAAACAATGTGATTGTTGAACCAACAAGCGGGAATACAGGCATAGCTCTATCCGGCATAGGAGCTTTAAAAGGTTACAGAGTTATTCTTACCATGCCAGAAAATGTAAGCAAGGAAAGGATATCTCTTTTGAGGGCTTTAGGCGCTGATGTAATTTTGACTCCTTCTGATAAAGGGATGAAAGGAGCAATAGACAGAGCAATTGAAATAAGAGATGAAACAGGTGGTTATATGCCAAATCAATTCGAAAATCCCTACAATCCTCTGTCCCATAGAATTACCACCGCCTGCGAGATACTCAGACAAACTAATTATCATATCAATGTATTTGTAGCAGGAGTTGGAACAGGAGGCACTATAACAGGTGTTGGAAAATTGCTTAAAGAACTTTACGGGCAAAAAGTCAAAATCGTTGCAGTCGAACCAGCAAAATCTCCTATGCTTTCGAAAGGTGTAGCCGGGAAGCATGGAATACAGGGTATTGGGGCTGGCTTTATCCCAAAAATTTTGGATCGTAGTGTTATAGACGAAATAGTAACTGTTGAAGACGAAGAAGCTATTGCAACAACCAAATTTTTATTGCACAAAGAAGGTTTAACAGTAGGAATATCAAGTGGAGCAAACATTTCGGTTGCTATGAGGATCGCTCAGAATATGCCAGAGAATTCGGTAATAGTGACAATAGCCCCGGATCATTATGAAAGATATCTCAGTGTCATTGACCGGTGA
- a CDS encoding histidine phosphatase family protein: protein MIVLILYLIRHAKTSWNDRGLWQGNVDIPLNDEGYLQAKKLAQRFSGLSIEAIYTSPLSRSYQTAEEISKVLLQQPIVESSLRECEISLWNGLTMSETLEKYENQYKYWSMNPLATVEGVESLQNVQNRTVSVIQQISSSHRGNVIVVSHAIAIKMIICWVLGLPIPFSKNFRIENASVSALDFSDNPRLILLNDTCHLL from the coding sequence GTGATTGTCTTGATTCTTTATCTAATAAGGCATGCAAAAACATCGTGGAACGACAGAGGACTCTGGCAGGGTAATGTCGATATACCTTTGAATGACGAGGGGTATCTTCAGGCAAAGAAGCTTGCTCAAAGATTTTCCGGCCTGTCAATAGAGGCAATCTATACCAGCCCTTTATCGAGAAGTTATCAAACTGCAGAAGAAATTTCAAAAGTGCTTTTACAGCAACCAATTGTGGAATCGTCCTTGCGGGAATGTGAAATATCTCTTTGGAACGGTTTGACCATGAGCGAGACACTTGAAAAATATGAAAACCAGTATAAATACTGGTCTATGAATCCGCTTGCTACGGTTGAAGGGGTTGAATCACTTCAAAACGTACAGAATAGAACCGTAAGTGTTATTCAGCAAATATCAAGCTCTCACAGGGGGAATGTCATAGTAGTTTCTCATGCAATAGCTATTAAGATGATTATTTGCTGGGTACTTGGACTGCCAATACCATTTAGCAAAAATTTCAGGATTGAAAATGCCTCGGTGAGCGCACTGGATTTTTCAGATAACCCCAGGCTTATTCTTTTGAATGACACATGCCATCTTTTGTGA
- the moaC gene encoding cyclic pyranopterin monophosphate synthase MoaC yields MTGDFSHIDKKGNIRMVDITSKENTERIAKALAIVQMNRETLFKIKENEVKKGDVITTAKIAGIMAAKRTSELIPLCHNINLTHAEIEFILREEQNSIEIISTVKCREKTGAEMEALTAASVAALTIYDMCKSIDKSMVIEKICLLEKSGGKSGHWKRNELSSDNT; encoded by the coding sequence ATGACTGGGGATTTTTCCCATATTGATAAAAAAGGAAATATTCGGATGGTTGACATAACCTCTAAAGAAAACACCGAAAGAATCGCAAAAGCACTTGCTATTGTTCAGATGAATCGAGAAACCCTATTTAAAATAAAAGAAAACGAAGTAAAAAAGGGAGATGTTATAACAACAGCCAAGATTGCTGGAATAATGGCTGCGAAGAGAACATCTGAATTAATACCGCTATGTCACAATATCAATTTAACTCACGCAGAGATAGAATTCATTTTGAGAGAAGAACAAAATTCGATAGAAATAATATCAACAGTCAAATGTAGAGAAAAGACAGGTGCGGAAATGGAAGCTTTAACAGCAGCCTCTGTTGCAGCACTTACCATTTATGATATGTGTAAATCTATTGATAAAAGTATGGTTATAGAAAAAATATGCCTCCTGGAAAAATCCGGAGGTAAATCTGGCCACTGGAAAAGAAATGAGCTATCATCTGATAATACATAG
- a CDS encoding HAMP domain-containing sensor histidine kinase, with amino-acid sequence MIEMRSLRKSIEKYYLSIFMVSTCSMAVILFIVVQYFTQSQIDHEILTFTNDLIHFLDNPANESIAIIGKRNYSFQIFEKNKTYASFNVTENIPVKKEGFYTYGFNRVYLIHDGDYKIVVSRNIADQIFFISILGVILAVTVMGLFFVVKRFGSRLTYRLIKPIEEIGKQMIDISKGHARRIEVELTSRETYELQSQINMALEKLNSIMDQLREFASSISHQLRNPLATIKAQLEVTMSRPESYSLKNDLNAIMRNVEKMIQITSGLLLIARAKHQSENAFEEEDLSTVVLEAVEQNMQRFPDVEFVLEIPAGVRSRCISELLFHAFANLIENACKYTDKNKPVYVGLSEKDSFVEFFVSNHASPIPLEDRKKIFERFYRASNAKGDGLGLGLAIVKAIADLHHAKVEYVFNGLNTFFFTLPK; translated from the coding sequence ATGATTGAGATGCGTTCCTTGAGAAAATCTATAGAAAAATATTATCTTTCGATTTTTATGGTTTCAACATGTTCTATGGCAGTAATTCTGTTTATCGTTGTTCAATATTTTACTCAATCACAGATTGACCATGAGATTCTAACATTTACGAACGACCTCATACATTTTCTGGATAATCCCGCTAATGAATCAATAGCTATTATCGGAAAAAGAAATTATTCTTTTCAGATTTTTGAGAAAAATAAGACCTACGCCAGCTTCAATGTGACAGAAAATATCCCTGTCAAAAAAGAGGGATTTTATACATATGGTTTTAATAGGGTTTATCTTATTCACGATGGAGATTATAAAATAGTTGTATCGAGGAACATTGCTGATCAGATTTTCTTCATTTCAATACTTGGTGTGATCCTTGCAGTTACGGTAATGGGTTTATTTTTTGTTGTGAAAAGATTTGGCTCAAGGCTGACTTACAGACTCATCAAACCGATTGAGGAAATAGGAAAACAAATGATAGACATCTCAAAGGGTCACGCCAGAAGAATCGAAGTAGAGCTGACAAGCAGAGAAACATATGAATTACAGTCACAAATAAACATGGCTCTTGAGAAACTTAACAGTATTATGGATCAGCTTAGAGAATTTGCCTCAAGTATATCTCACCAACTCAGAAATCCTCTTGCTACGATAAAAGCGCAGTTAGAGGTTACTATGAGCCGTCCTGAATCATATTCTTTGAAAAATGATCTCAATGCAATTATGAGAAATGTAGAAAAAATGATTCAAATTACCTCTGGGCTCCTTCTAATTGCTCGCGCCAAACATCAAAGTGAAAATGCGTTTGAGGAAGAAGACCTTTCAACAGTTGTTTTAGAGGCTGTTGAGCAAAATATGCAGAGATTCCCAGACGTAGAATTTGTTCTGGAAATTCCCGCTGGTGTAAGATCACGCTGTATTTCGGAACTCCTGTTTCATGCTTTCGCAAACTTGATTGAGAACGCCTGCAAATACACCGATAAGAACAAGCCAGTTTATGTTGGATTAAGTGAAAAGGATAGTTTTGTAGAGTTTTTTGTTTCTAACCACGCAAGTCCGATACCCCTGGAAGACAGAAAAAAGATCTTTGAAAGATTTTATCGAGCCAGTAATGCTAAGGGCGATGGACTCGGTCTTGGTTTAGCAATAGTCAAGGCTATCGCAGATTTACACCATGCGAAAGTCGAGTATGTTTTCAATGGGTTGAACACGTTCTTTTTTACTTTGCCAAAATGA
- a CDS encoding response regulator transcription factor produces the protein MGLKKEKVLIVEDNEDLLNSIKEFLLKEGYDVSCAVDAEQAFDMVIEDHYDCLVVDVLLPGINGFEFVEHLRESLINVPILILTALDAINDKVRGLSCGADDYLTKPFDFRELLARIKSLIRRSNITKGEEINFKGLKLNSRSRQVTVEDTVLKMSKREFALLELFLRNPGIVFSREEIMEKVWENEKIIKSNVIDVYILYLRNKLKPYGYDRYIQTVPGYGYRFCEE, from the coding sequence GTGGGTCTAAAAAAGGAGAAGGTACTAATCGTTGAGGACAATGAAGATCTACTTAATTCTATAAAGGAATTTTTGCTAAAAGAAGGTTATGATGTTAGTTGCGCAGTAGATGCAGAGCAAGCTTTTGATATGGTTATCGAGGACCATTATGATTGTTTAGTTGTTGATGTATTGCTTCCGGGGATAAATGGCTTCGAATTTGTCGAACATCTCAGAGAAAGTTTGATAAATGTCCCGATTTTAATTTTAACAGCCCTGGATGCAATTAATGACAAAGTTAGAGGGCTGAGTTGTGGTGCGGATGATTATTTAACTAAACCATTTGATTTTCGCGAATTACTCGCCAGGATAAAAAGCCTGATAAGGCGAAGCAATATTACAAAAGGAGAGGAAATCAACTTTAAGGGCTTAAAATTAAACAGTAGATCAAGACAAGTTACCGTTGAGGATACTGTTCTCAAAATGAGCAAACGGGAATTTGCACTTCTGGAACTATTTCTAAGAAACCCCGGGATAGTCTTCTCGAGGGAAGAAATCATGGAAAAAGTCTGGGAAAACGAGAAAATAATAAAAAGCAATGTAATTGATGTGTATATTCTCTATCTGAGAAATAAATTAAAACCTTACGGATACGACAGATATATACAAACCGTGCCGGGTTACGGGTACAGATTCTGCGAGGAATGA
- a CDS encoding macro domain-containing protein, with protein MILRTFRYEDVSVEIVEDDITRQETDIIVNAANSYLRHGGGVAGAIVKAGGEEIQKESDEYIEKYGSVPVSGVAVTGAGKLRARYIFHAVGPVWGEGNEHVKLYNTVKNVLLKANELREKSISIPAISSGTFGFPKKTARRFS; from the coding sequence GTGATATTGAGAACTTTCAGGTATGAGGATGTGAGTGTAGAGATTGTTGAGGATGATATAACCAGACAGGAAACAGATATTATAGTAAATGCGGCGAACTCATACTTAAGGCATGGCGGCGGAGTTGCAGGGGCTATTGTAAAAGCAGGTGGCGAGGAAATCCAAAAAGAGAGCGATGAATATATAGAGAAGTACGGTTCGGTGCCTGTTTCTGGTGTGGCGGTGACGGGGGCTGGAAAATTAAGAGCGAGATATATTTTCCATGCCGTTGGACCGGTATGGGGTGAAGGAAATGAGCACGTAAAACTTTACAATACGGTCAAAAATGTTTTGCTTAAGGCTAATGAACTTAGAGAAAAATCCATAAGTATCCCGGCAATAAGTAGTGGTACATTTGGTTTTCCAAAAAAGACTGCGCGGAGATTTTCTTAA